Within the Candidatus Babeliales bacterium genome, the region AAAATGTTATAGGAATGATCAAGCGCTTTAAAATTGTAGCTGATCGATATCGCAATCGCAGAAAACGATTTGGTTTACGTTTTAATTTGATTTCGGGAATATATAATTTTGAGTTAAAAAACTAGTTTCGAAAGAGGTCTAATATTTAATTCATACACACTTAAAATGCAGAACTTATGGTCATCTTTGTTAGTTTCCAGTATAACCATTGTGTCATTGTTTAAAAAATCTATTCTTAAGCAATAATAGTTAGGTTCTGCTGAACTTAAAAAGCATTTATTT harbors:
- a CDS encoding IS5/IS1182 family transposase; the protein is NVIGMIKRFKIVADRYRNRRKRFGLRFNLISGIYNFELKN